A genomic segment from Streptomyces sp. NBC_01233 encodes:
- a CDS encoding response regulator transcription factor, translating to MSLTLTAPNAEATVLAPREQEALRHIAAGHTYLQTARHMGLSKHTVDAYLRRIRAKLNINSTAEMTRMAIALGL from the coding sequence ATGAGCCTCACCCTCACCGCGCCGAACGCCGAAGCCACCGTCCTCGCCCCCCGCGAGCAGGAAGCCCTGCGCCACATCGCCGCCGGACACACCTACCTCCAGACCGCCCGCCACATGGGCCTCTCCAAGCACACCGTCGACGCCTACCTCCGCCGCATCCGCGCCAAGCTCAACATCAACAGCACCGCCGAAATGACCCGCATGGCCATCGCCCTCGGACTCTGA
- a CDS encoding class I SAM-dependent methyltransferase, which translates to MTDRTASITAYWDAAAAAFDEEPDHGLRADDTRAAWARLLQSVMPDRPVGVLDIDCGTGSVSLLLAEAGHRPTGVDLAPRMIERARTKFEAAGLAGRFLVGDAMAPPTGDERFDVVLSRHLVWTLPDPEAALRDWVTRLQPGGRLVLVEGRWSEAGQQEAPYMAGAESLPWNGGLSAEALAAAVRPLAARVRVEPLSDTPALWGGPVDDERYVLVAAM; encoded by the coding sequence ATGACTGACCGTACCGCTTCGATCACCGCCTACTGGGATGCCGCCGCAGCGGCCTTCGACGAGGAGCCCGACCACGGGCTGAGGGCTGACGACACGCGCGCCGCGTGGGCCCGGCTCCTGCAGTCGGTGATGCCGGACCGTCCGGTCGGCGTCCTCGACATCGACTGCGGCACCGGATCGGTGTCCCTGCTGCTGGCCGAGGCCGGCCACCGGCCCACCGGCGTCGACCTGGCGCCGCGCATGATCGAGCGGGCGCGCACGAAATTCGAGGCCGCCGGCCTCGCGGGCCGTTTCCTGGTCGGCGACGCCATGGCTCCCCCGACCGGGGACGAGCGCTTCGACGTCGTGCTGTCACGGCACCTGGTGTGGACACTGCCCGATCCGGAGGCCGCCTTGCGCGATTGGGTGACGCGTTTGCAGCCGGGAGGCCGGCTGGTGCTGGTCGAGGGGCGTTGGAGTGAGGCGGGTCAGCAGGAAGCCCCCTATATGGCCGGCGCCGAATCACTGCCGTGGAACGGCGGACTCAGCGCCGAAGCCCTTGCTGCCGCCGTGCGCCCCCTTGCCGCCCGTGTGCGTGTGGAACCGCTCAGCGACACCCCCGCCCTGTGGGGTGGCCCGGTGGACGACGAGCGGTACGTCCTGGTCGCCGCCATGTGA
- a CDS encoding cytochrome P450 family protein: MSERPVLLPYADPAFVSDPFPLYRQLREDGPVRRVVIAGGLEAWLVTRYDDGLAALSEPRLSSDVRDASDTRLLQQLPETERESMLSNMLRSDPPDHTRLRRLVSKAFTARRVAGMRPRIQSIADRLLEEVVPYGRADLVADFALPLPVTVISELLGVPVDDRHDFQHWTDRMIMRGAEPPDPAVVNEAWQHMRAYVTELIRAKRAAPGDDLLSGLITARDQEQQLTEDELIAMVFLLLVAGYITTVNLIGGGIAMLLAHPDQLDRLRSDPELLPGAIEEFLRYDGPVSPGIARFAREDVEIAGVTIPRGATVLIASAIADRDPARFADPDRLDVTRQDNAHLAFGHGIHYCLGAPLARLEGQIALGTALRRLPGLALAVAPDEIRWRPGGLRGPLTLPVTFTPGG; this comes from the coding sequence ATGAGCGAGCGGCCGGTCCTACTGCCCTACGCCGATCCGGCCTTCGTCTCGGACCCCTTCCCGCTGTACCGGCAACTGCGCGAGGACGGCCCCGTACGCCGCGTCGTCATCGCGGGAGGTCTGGAGGCCTGGCTGGTCACCCGCTACGACGACGGACTCGCCGCCCTCTCCGAGCCCCGCCTCAGCAGCGACGTACGCGATGCCTCGGACACCCGGCTCCTGCAGCAGCTGCCCGAAACGGAGCGCGAGTCGATGCTGAGCAACATGCTCCGCAGCGACCCGCCCGACCACACCCGCCTGCGCCGCCTGGTCTCCAAGGCGTTCACCGCCCGCAGAGTGGCGGGGATGCGGCCCCGGATCCAGTCCATCGCCGACCGGCTGCTGGAAGAGGTCGTCCCGTACGGCCGCGCCGACCTCGTGGCGGACTTCGCGCTACCGCTCCCGGTCACGGTGATCAGCGAACTGCTCGGAGTGCCGGTGGACGACCGGCACGACTTCCAGCACTGGACCGACCGCATGATCATGCGGGGTGCGGAGCCGCCGGACCCCGCCGTGGTGAACGAGGCGTGGCAGCACATGCGCGCCTACGTCACCGAGCTCATCCGGGCCAAACGGGCAGCCCCGGGCGACGACCTGCTCAGCGGCCTCATCACCGCCCGGGACCAGGAACAGCAGCTGACCGAGGACGAGCTGATCGCCATGGTGTTCCTGCTGCTGGTCGCCGGCTACATCACCACGGTCAACCTGATCGGCGGCGGCATCGCCATGCTGCTCGCCCACCCCGACCAGCTCGACCGGCTGCGCTCCGACCCCGAGCTGCTGCCGGGCGCGATCGAGGAGTTCCTCCGCTACGACGGACCGGTCAGCCCCGGCATCGCCCGGTTCGCGCGCGAAGACGTCGAGATCGCGGGCGTGACCATCCCGCGCGGCGCGACGGTACTGATCGCCTCGGCCATCGCCGACCGCGACCCCGCCCGGTTCGCAGACCCCGACCGCCTGGACGTCACCCGGCAGGACAACGCCCACCTCGCCTTCGGGCACGGCATCCACTACTGCCTGGGTGCGCCGCTGGCCCGCCTGGAGGGACAGATCGCCCTCGGCACCGCCCTGCGCCGGCTGCCCGGGCTCGCCCTCGCGGTAGCGCCCGACGAGATCCGCTGGCGCCCCGGGGGTCTGCGCGGCCCCCTCACCCTGCCGGTGACCTTCACTCCCGGCGGCTAG
- a CDS encoding sugar ABC transporter substrate-binding protein: protein MNANLGRAAVGLAVSALTVTLAACGGADESDNGSDGAVKIGLLLPENETARYEKFDKPLMERKVALLTLGKGKVVYANAMGDAAKQNAQVDTMIENKVDVLVIDAVDSKAIAGAVTKARGAGIAVVAYDRLAEGPIDAYTSFDNEDVGRVQGKALLESLGDKARGGKIVMMNGAVTDPNAAQFRTGARSVLEGKVNVGKEYDTVEWKPENANSNMAAALSALGKDKIVGVYSANDGMAGGIIAALKAAGVNPLPPVTGQDAELAGVQRIVAGEQYMTVYKPYAREAEAAAELAVKLAQGEKIDGIINQVVSSPTTKRVPSVLIPGTSVTRDNIGSTVVIDGVFTVEEICVDKVKAACEEIGLK, encoded by the coding sequence GTGAACGCGAATCTGGGTCGTGCCGCCGTTGGACTGGCTGTTTCGGCGCTCACTGTCACGCTCGCCGCTTGCGGCGGCGCGGACGAGAGCGACAACGGGAGTGATGGTGCGGTCAAGATCGGCCTCCTGCTCCCCGAGAACGAGACCGCACGCTACGAGAAGTTCGACAAGCCCCTGATGGAGAGGAAGGTCGCCCTCCTGACGCTCGGCAAGGGGAAAGTGGTCTATGCCAACGCCATGGGGGACGCGGCGAAGCAGAACGCCCAGGTCGACACGATGATCGAAAACAAGGTCGACGTCCTGGTCATCGACGCGGTGGACTCCAAGGCGATCGCCGGGGCCGTGACGAAGGCCAGGGGCGCGGGCATCGCGGTCGTCGCCTACGACCGCCTGGCGGAGGGCCCGATCGACGCGTACACCTCCTTCGACAACGAAGACGTCGGTCGTGTCCAGGGCAAGGCGCTGCTGGAGTCCCTCGGCGACAAGGCCAGGGGCGGGAAGATCGTGATGATGAACGGCGCGGTCACCGACCCGAACGCCGCACAGTTCAGAACCGGTGCCAGATCCGTCCTCGAAGGCAAGGTGAACGTCGGCAAGGAGTACGACACCGTCGAGTGGAAGCCGGAGAACGCCAACAGCAACATGGCGGCCGCGCTCTCGGCGCTCGGCAAGGACAAGATCGTCGGCGTCTACTCGGCCAATGACGGCATGGCCGGCGGCATCATCGCCGCCCTCAAGGCCGCAGGTGTGAACCCACTGCCCCCGGTCACCGGTCAGGACGCGGAACTCGCCGGCGTGCAGCGCATCGTGGCGGGCGAGCAGTACATGACCGTCTACAAGCCGTACGCCCGCGAGGCGGAGGCCGCCGCGGAGCTCGCCGTCAAGCTCGCCCAAGGCGAGAAGATCGACGGAATCATCAACCAGGTGGTCAGCAGCCCGACCACCAAGCGCGTGCCGTCGGTGCTCATTCCCGGCACCTCCGTGACCAGGGACAACATCGGGAGCACCGTGGTCATCGACGGTGTCTTCACCGTCGAGGAGATCTGCGTCGACAAGGTCAAGGCCGCGTGCGAGGAGATAGGCCTGAAGTAG
- a CDS encoding dioxygenase family protein — translation MAENDTNRTSRRAVLRAAGTAGAAALAAACSGPAGTRGAAGQPSASAPLPVKASSTAAPACVLSTEAGAGPYYVDLDRVRSDITEGLGGVPFRLDLTVVRVSAGCRPLAAATVDVWHADASGAYSTGKATFLRGTQVTDGTGRCVFRTIVPGWYAGLAPHIHFKVHPDARTETTSQFFFPEDLLLKVYASQPYARRRAPEHPNQRDSRYRAAGATMTLAASPDGDGYRAAYTVGIA, via the coding sequence ATGGCCGAGAACGACACCAACCGGACCAGCCGTCGTGCTGTTCTACGGGCCGCCGGAACGGCCGGGGCCGCCGCCCTGGCCGCCGCCTGCTCCGGCCCGGCCGGTACCCGCGGCGCTGCGGGCCAGCCGTCGGCCTCGGCCCCCCTACCGGTCAAGGCCAGCAGTACCGCCGCCCCGGCCTGCGTGCTCAGTACCGAGGCGGGCGCGGGCCCGTACTACGTGGACCTGGACCGGGTGCGGTCGGACATCACCGAAGGCCTGGGCGGAGTGCCGTTCCGGCTGGACCTGACGGTGGTCCGGGTGTCGGCGGGCTGCCGGCCACTCGCGGCCGCCACCGTGGACGTGTGGCATGCCGATGCCTCGGGCGCCTACTCCACCGGCAAGGCCACGTTCCTGCGCGGCACTCAGGTCACCGACGGCACCGGCCGATGCGTGTTCCGGACGATCGTGCCCGGCTGGTACGCGGGGCTGGCACCGCACATCCACTTCAAGGTGCACCCCGACGCACGGACCGAGACGACCTCCCAGTTCTTCTTCCCCGAGGACCTCCTGCTGAAGGTGTACGCGAGCCAGCCCTACGCCCGCCGCCGCGCACCGGAGCACCCCAACCAGCGGGACAGCCGCTATCGGGCAGCCGGCGCCACCATGACGCTGGCCGCTTCGCCCGACGGCGACGGCTACCGTGCCGCGTACACCGTGGGGATCGCCTGA
- a CDS encoding FAD-dependent monooxygenase, producing MEPILLAAADAPVRFGVELLGLTEEPESVVAHLVDHPHGGGMHVRARYVLAADGANSTVRQRLGIDTTGPGAMAAVTTVVFDADLHTWCADQPAGVYFTAHGSFLPLYPEGGWAWLAPTPEDPHGADWADLVSRALGPGAAVRADVLRVQHWVMNAFVAERFRHDRILLAGDAAHALPIIGGLGMNTGISDVHNLCWKLAGVLRGWAGPSLLDTYATERQPVAHLTLRQAVANTHLMFQAQSLRQQQLRTGEAAPARVELPWSDRYFAQLGLVLGVTYRSAAVLTDGSPPPEPSDVGTDYVPTAEPGHRMPHLWLGRDRSTLDAFGEWFTLLTPDPTRWERRSATPWPLRVEPLADEHTGRCGVSPEGALLIRPDGHVSARWRDRPPGGSVLVHALATVTGSAPL from the coding sequence TTGGAACCCATCCTGCTCGCCGCGGCAGACGCACCCGTGCGGTTCGGGGTCGAGCTCCTCGGCCTGACCGAAGAACCCGAGAGCGTCGTGGCCCATCTCGTCGACCACCCACACGGTGGAGGGATGCACGTCCGTGCCCGTTACGTACTCGCCGCGGACGGGGCGAACTCCACCGTCCGGCAGCGGCTGGGAATCGACACGACCGGCCCCGGCGCGATGGCGGCCGTCACCACCGTCGTGTTCGACGCCGACCTCCACACCTGGTGCGCCGACCAGCCCGCCGGGGTCTACTTCACCGCCCACGGATCGTTCCTCCCGCTCTACCCCGAAGGGGGCTGGGCCTGGCTCGCTCCCACACCCGAGGATCCGCACGGCGCAGACTGGGCCGATCTCGTCTCGCGCGCCCTCGGCCCCGGCGCCGCCGTACGAGCCGACGTGTTGCGGGTACAGCACTGGGTCATGAACGCGTTCGTCGCCGAGCGCTTCCGACACGACCGGATCCTGCTGGCCGGCGATGCCGCGCACGCGCTGCCCATCATCGGCGGCCTGGGCATGAACACGGGTATCTCCGATGTGCACAACCTGTGCTGGAAACTGGCGGGAGTTCTCCGCGGGTGGGCCGGACCGAGCCTGTTGGACACCTACGCGACGGAACGACAACCCGTCGCCCACCTGACCCTCCGCCAAGCAGTGGCCAACACCCACCTCATGTTCCAGGCACAGAGCCTGCGGCAACAGCAGCTCCGGACCGGCGAAGCAGCACCGGCACGCGTCGAACTTCCCTGGTCGGACCGGTACTTCGCCCAGCTCGGGCTCGTCCTCGGCGTCACCTACCGCTCCGCTGCCGTCCTCACCGACGGCAGTCCCCCGCCCGAGCCGTCCGACGTGGGCACGGACTACGTCCCCACCGCGGAACCAGGCCACCGCATGCCCCACCTCTGGCTCGGACGCGACCGCTCGACGCTCGACGCCTTCGGCGAATGGTTCACCCTGCTCACCCCCGACCCCACCCGCTGGGAGCGGCGAAGCGCCACACCATGGCCGCTGCGCGTCGAGCCCCTTGCCGACGAGCACACCGGCCGCTGCGGCGTCTCCCCCGAGGGAGCACTGCTGATCCGACCCGACGGCCACGTCAGCGCCCGCTGGCGCGACCGGCCACCGGGCGGCAGCGTCCTCGTCCACGCCCTCGCGACCGTCACCGGCTCGGCGCCCCTCTGA
- a CDS encoding peptidase inhibitor family I36 protein, translating into MRSKIVGLLFALVATLGLGLMTAAPATAGTGACASGNFCAWYYTNYDGPSASWSGNDANWSDNYLSNGANIDNDDQSWRNNGTACAGCDHVRIYDGYNYSGQIACLHFGDEGWYPSANPADRGSSHRWGGEC; encoded by the coding sequence ATGCGATCCAAGATCGTCGGCTTACTCTTCGCCCTGGTCGCCACACTGGGCCTCGGACTGATGACCGCGGCCCCGGCCACGGCCGGCACGGGCGCCTGCGCGAGCGGGAACTTCTGCGCGTGGTACTACACCAACTACGACGGCCCGAGCGCCTCGTGGTCCGGCAACGACGCCAACTGGTCGGACAACTACCTGTCCAACGGGGCGAACATCGACAACGACGACCAGTCGTGGCGCAACAACGGTACGGCGTGCGCCGGTTGCGACCACGTACGCATCTACGACGGCTACAACTACTCCGGCCAGATCGCCTGCCTGCACTTCGGGGACGAGGGCTGGTACCCCAGCGCCAACCCTGCAGACCGGGGATCGTCCCACCGCTGGGGCGGTGAGTGCTGA
- a CDS encoding glycosyltransferase family 2 protein, whose amino-acid sequence MSAVHDPHRGSVCLSIVVPVFNEEEALPVLAARLRPVLDGCEEPYEVLAVDDGSTDKTPHLLEDLRTVWPQLRVVTLRRNSGHQAALTAGLHRARGAYVISMDADLQDPPEVIPDMLALARADGLDVVYGVRTDRSADTGFKRRTAGAYYWLMRRLAGSYVPAQAGDFRLLSRPVVETLKTLPEQQIYRLLIPWLGFPGGQITYQRGERVAGATKYPLHKMVLLALDSITSFSAVPLRLATALGAFSLVVCLAFLTWTLVVYSTGNTLPGWTSLIITILFFGAVQLFCVGMLGEYVARIYTAVQARPTYFVARDTDEEQR is encoded by the coding sequence ATGAGTGCTGTGCATGACCCACACAGGGGCTCGGTCTGTCTGTCGATCGTGGTTCCCGTCTTCAACGAGGAGGAGGCCCTGCCTGTTCTGGCGGCGCGGCTCCGGCCCGTCCTGGACGGGTGCGAGGAACCGTACGAGGTCCTCGCCGTCGATGACGGCTCGACCGACAAGACGCCCCACCTGCTGGAGGATCTGCGCACCGTCTGGCCCCAGCTCCGCGTCGTGACCCTCCGGCGGAACAGCGGCCACCAGGCCGCCCTCACCGCCGGATTGCACCGCGCCCGCGGCGCCTATGTGATCAGCATGGACGCAGACCTCCAGGACCCGCCGGAAGTCATCCCGGACATGCTCGCCCTGGCTCGGGCGGACGGCCTGGACGTCGTCTACGGCGTCCGCACGGACCGCTCCGCAGACACCGGCTTCAAACGCCGGACAGCCGGCGCCTACTACTGGCTCATGCGCCGCCTGGCCGGCTCCTACGTACCCGCTCAGGCCGGCGATTTCCGCCTGCTGTCCCGCCCGGTGGTGGAAACCCTCAAAACCCTGCCCGAGCAGCAGATCTACCGACTGCTCATTCCCTGGCTCGGTTTCCCCGGCGGCCAGATCACCTACCAGCGCGGAGAGCGGGTGGCGGGCGCCACCAAATACCCCCTGCACAAGATGGTCCTCTTGGCCCTGGACAGCATCACCAGCTTCTCGGCGGTCCCTCTGCGCCTGGCCACGGCGCTCGGCGCCTTCAGTCTCGTCGTCTGCCTCGCGTTCCTCACCTGGACCCTCGTCGTCTACTCGACGGGAAACACCCTCCCCGGCTGGACCTCCCTGATCATCACGATCCTGTTCTTCGGCGCCGTCCAGCTCTTCTGCGTGGGAATGCTCGGCGAGTACGTGGCCCGCATCTACACGGCCGTCCAGGCCCGGCCCACCTACTTCGTCGCCCGTGACACGGACGAAGAACAGCGGTAG
- a CDS encoding flavodoxin family protein gives MPTETPRATDRSFLFVLGSSRADGNTETLARAAAEQLPAEVPRRWVDLATLPLPDFEDGRHESASRTVDENEELLRRATLEATDIVIASPLYWYSLSAQTKRYLDYWSGWLTVPGSDFKQRMAGRTLWGVTVMADRDEVVADGLVTSLNNSAAYMRMRFGGVLFGNGSRPGQVKNDERAMVRAKTFFHGEAPLARFPFEEEPAGR, from the coding sequence GTGCCGACCGAGACGCCCCGCGCAACCGACCGCTCGTTCCTTTTTGTCCTCGGCAGCTCCCGCGCGGACGGCAACACCGAGACACTCGCGCGGGCAGCCGCGGAACAGCTGCCCGCCGAAGTGCCCCGGCGTTGGGTGGACCTGGCCACGCTACCGCTGCCCGATTTCGAGGACGGCCGTCACGAGAGCGCTTCCCGGACCGTCGACGAGAACGAGGAACTGCTGCGCCGGGCCACCCTGGAGGCCACCGACATCGTCATCGCCTCGCCCCTGTACTGGTACTCGCTCTCCGCGCAGACCAAGCGCTACCTCGACTACTGGTCGGGCTGGCTGACGGTGCCCGGCTCGGACTTCAAGCAGCGGATGGCGGGTCGGACCCTGTGGGGGGTCACGGTCATGGCCGATCGCGACGAGGTGGTCGCCGACGGACTGGTGACCAGCCTCAACAACTCGGCGGCCTACATGCGCATGCGATTCGGCGGGGTGCTGTTCGGCAACGGCTCGCGGCCCGGCCAGGTGAAGAACGACGAACGCGCCATGGTCCGCGCCAAGACGTTCTTCCACGGCGAGGCCCCACTCGCCCGTTTCCCGTTCGAGGAGGAGCCCGCGGGCCGGTAG
- a CDS encoding arginase family protein codes for MREIAIIEAPSVLGLRPSGVQHLPAALLHAGLADHPGLVHAGRVDAPAYDPRRDPGTQVLNPAGIARYSVRLADAVGAVLDDDRFPVVLGGDCTVLLGNLLALRRYGLLFLDGHTDFYQPSAEPTGEAASMELALATGRGPRLLTDLEGRGPLLRDEDVVAFGFRDAAESREAGMQPLPPRLRAIDLDGVRAAGAAVAVREAISHLTHDESAGYWVHLDVDVLDDAVMPAVDYRIPGGLTWSELESVLGTALADERAVGLDVTIFNPGLDPDGSIAAHLTACLRRGLSARTGTDHTR; via the coding sequence GTGCGCGAAATCGCGATCATCGAGGCACCGTCCGTGCTCGGACTGCGCCCGTCCGGCGTCCAGCACCTGCCCGCGGCGCTGCTCCATGCCGGTCTGGCGGACCACCCCGGCCTCGTGCACGCCGGCCGGGTCGACGCACCGGCGTACGACCCCCGGCGGGACCCCGGCACCCAGGTCCTCAACCCCGCAGGCATCGCCCGGTACTCCGTCCGGCTGGCCGACGCCGTCGGGGCCGTACTCGACGACGACCGATTCCCCGTCGTCCTCGGCGGCGACTGCACCGTCCTGCTCGGCAACCTCCTCGCCCTGCGCCGCTACGGCCTGTTGTTCCTCGACGGCCACACCGACTTCTACCAGCCCTCGGCGGAGCCGACCGGCGAGGCGGCCTCGATGGAACTCGCCCTGGCCACGGGCCGCGGCCCCCGGCTGCTCACCGACCTTGAGGGCCGCGGGCCCCTGCTGCGCGACGAGGACGTCGTAGCCTTCGGGTTCCGTGACGCCGCCGAGTCCCGCGAGGCCGGAATGCAACCGCTGCCGCCACGGCTCCGTGCGATCGACCTCGACGGTGTGCGCGCGGCCGGCGCCGCGGTCGCCGTGCGCGAGGCGATCTCCCACCTCACGCACGACGAAAGCGCCGGCTACTGGGTCCACCTCGACGTCGACGTCCTGGACGACGCGGTCATGCCCGCCGTCGACTACCGCATCCCCGGCGGGCTGACCTGGTCGGAGCTGGAGAGCGTGCTGGGCACGGCACTGGCCGACGAACGGGCCGTCGGCCTCGACGTCACGATCTTCAACCCCGGCCTCGACCCCGACGGGTCCATCGCGGCCCACCTCACCGCATGCCTGCGCCGGGGACTGTCGGCACGAACCGGGACCGACCACACGCGCTGA
- a CDS encoding nucleoside/nucleotide kinase family protein, protein MQVQTTTELVRRAAGLAGPAGPTGGAGPAAPGGRRILGIAGPPGAGKSTLAARLAEALGPETAVVVPMDGFHLAQAELNRVGLADRKGAPDTFDVAGYVSLLHRLRASDRATVYAPAFDRSLEEPIAGSIPVAPAVPLVITEGNYLLLDEGEWAAVRPLLDEAWYLAPDEDLRVRRLVDRHVRHGKEPAYAREWVDRSDEANARLIAPGRHRADLVLDAG, encoded by the coding sequence ATGCAGGTGCAGACGACCACGGAGCTGGTACGGAGAGCGGCCGGACTGGCCGGGCCGGCCGGGCCGACGGGAGGGGCCGGGCCGGCCGCCCCGGGCGGCCGGCGGATCCTGGGCATCGCCGGGCCACCGGGAGCCGGTAAGTCGACGCTGGCCGCCCGGCTCGCCGAGGCGCTCGGCCCGGAGACGGCCGTGGTGGTCCCGATGGACGGGTTCCACCTCGCCCAGGCCGAGTTGAACCGGGTGGGACTCGCCGACCGCAAGGGTGCCCCGGACACCTTCGACGTGGCCGGGTACGTCTCCCTGCTGCACCGCCTGCGCGCGTCCGACCGGGCCACGGTGTACGCACCCGCCTTCGACCGCTCCCTGGAGGAGCCGATCGCGGGCAGCATCCCCGTGGCCCCGGCCGTACCGCTGGTGATCACCGAGGGGAACTACCTGCTCCTCGACGAAGGGGAGTGGGCGGCGGTACGGCCGCTGCTGGACGAGGCCTGGTACCTCGCCCCGGACGAGGACCTGCGCGTCCGGCGCCTGGTCGACCGGCACGTACGCCACGGCAAGGAGCCGGCGTACGCGCGCGAGTGGGTGGACCGCTCGGACGAGGCGAACGCCCGCCTCATCGCCCCGGGCCGACACCGCGCCGACCTCGTCCTCGACGCGGGCTGA
- a CDS encoding class I SAM-dependent methyltransferase, producing MVRLRRRALTYDATTLARLRLLGAGPGWNCLDVGAGTGTVARGLLDEAGVAAVLAVDRDVRFLAAHPVPGLTVLQADVTADDFAPGLFHLVHARFVLMHLPSPQHMVAKLSGLLAPGGVLVVSDAVDLTTGSAPVTPYTRAMRAMWQGLHDSIGTDVSRVPGHLDLLREAGLESVAAEVHVPPLLPGSAISRFWAETWERAREAMVGTGLVDDGGIDEAVRYLDSPRCTGLSPGMLTAWGWKGGAPTAA from the coding sequence GTGGTCCGACTGCGCCGCCGAGCCCTCACCTACGACGCGACGACCCTGGCCCGGCTGCGTCTGCTGGGAGCGGGCCCCGGCTGGAACTGCCTGGACGTGGGTGCGGGAACCGGCACGGTGGCGCGCGGCCTGCTGGACGAAGCGGGCGTCGCCGCGGTCCTCGCGGTGGACCGCGACGTACGGTTCCTCGCGGCGCACCCCGTGCCGGGACTGACGGTGCTGCAGGCGGACGTCACCGCCGACGACTTCGCCCCGGGCCTCTTCCACCTGGTCCACGCCCGGTTCGTCCTCATGCACCTGCCGTCCCCGCAGCACATGGTCGCCAAGCTGAGCGGGCTGCTCGCACCCGGCGGCGTACTGGTCGTCAGCGATGCGGTCGACCTGACCACCGGGTCGGCGCCCGTCACGCCGTACACCCGGGCCATGCGGGCCATGTGGCAGGGGCTGCACGACAGCATCGGTACCGACGTGTCACGGGTACCCGGCCATCTCGATCTGCTGCGCGAGGCCGGGCTGGAATCCGTGGCGGCCGAGGTCCACGTACCACCGCTCCTGCCGGGCAGCGCGATCAGCAGGTTCTGGGCCGAGACCTGGGAGCGGGCACGGGAAGCCATGGTGGGAACGGGCCTCGTCGACGACGGAGGGATCGACGAAGCCGTGCGCTACCTGGATTCCCCCCGGTGCACCGGCCTGTCACCGGGCATGCTCACGGCCTGGGGGTGGAAGGGCGGGGCCCCCACGGCTGCGTGA